The segment CTTCGTCGAACGCCTGATGCAGCAGCGCCGTGCCAGCGGCTGTACGGTGGCAGCCAACCGCGATTGCTTTCGATTGCTACTCGGCCATGCCCAACAGCGCCTTGGCAAACGACCGTCAGACATTGCCCTGCAAGACATCAATGCCGCACTGGTACTCGACTTCCTGAGTGACCTGGAGAAGCGCCGCCATAACAGCGCTCGCACTCGCAACGCGCGCTTTGCCGCCATCCGATCCTTTATGCACTACGCGGGTCTCAAGGAACCGGCGGCCTTGGCGGTAACTCAGTCCGTACTGGCGATTCCGATGAAGCGATTCGACAGACCGCTCATCGGATTTCTCACGCGTGAGCAGATTGAAGCAATCATCGGCGCACCAGATGCCAAGACCTGGACTGGACAGCGTGATCGCGTGATGTTCACAACACTCTACAATACCGGCGCACGCGTCTCCGAACTCATCGGTATGCGGGTCTGCGATTTCCAGTTCGGCAGCAGTGCCGCCATGCTGATTCATGGCAAAAGTCGCAAGGAGCGCTCCGTGCCGTTGTGGGCCAACACCGCAGCCCTGATTCGCCAGTGGCTTCGCGCGTCACCGCGAGCACTCGAAGACCCGATGTTTCCAAACCGATCTGGCACGCCGCTGACCCGCACCAGTGTCGCCGAGCGCTTGCAGCTGGCCGTCACAATCGCCACCACGACTCACCCCGAACTCACCAAACACCGGGTCACTCCGCATATATGGCGTCACTCAATCGCCATGCATCTGCTTCAAGCCGGTGTAGACATTACCGTGATCGCGCTCTGGCTCGGACATGAGAGCACGGCAACCACT is part of the Planctomycetia bacterium genome and harbors:
- a CDS encoding tyrosine-type recombinase/integrase, which codes for MKTNAMTPKLGPVLQQFFVERLMQQRRASGCTVAANRDCFRLLLGHAQQRLGKRPSDIALQDINAALVLDFLSDLEKRRHNSARTRNARFAAIRSFMHYAGLKEPAALAVTQSVLAIPMKRFDRPLIGFLTREQIEAIIGAPDAKTWTGQRDRVMFTTLYNTGARVSELIGMRVCDFQFGSSAAMLIHGKSRKERSVPLWANTAALIRQWLRASPRALEDPMFPNRSGTPLTRTSVAERLQLAVTIATTTHPELTKHRVTPHIWRHSIAMHLLQAGVDITVIALWLGHESTATTHMYVEADLAMKERALSRLPAPHGTRHRYRPPDRVLNFLQTL